The following are from one region of the Advenella mimigardefordensis DPN7 genome:
- a CDS encoding I78 family peptidase inhibitor: protein MKKLVIFAPLLMLAACQTSTPGQTQNDDACGANRHQSLIGTPETDLNKSALGRNTRIIHPDSVMTMDYSAQRLNVYVDKEGKVSRVTCG, encoded by the coding sequence TTGAAAAAACTGGTCATTTTCGCCCCGTTGCTCATGCTTGCCGCCTGTCAGACGTCCACGCCGGGACAGACGCAGAATGATGATGCATGCGGTGCCAATCGCCATCAAAGTCTGATAGGTACGCCGGAAACGGATCTGAATAAATCGGCCCTGGGCAGGAACACCCGGATTATTCATCCTGATTCCGTTATGACAATGGACTATTCTGCGCAGCGCTTGAATGTGTATGTGGACAAGGAAGGGAAGGTCAGTCGGGTAACTTGCGGCTAG
- a CDS encoding class I SAM-dependent methyltransferase, with the protein MKEYYGARANEYDRIYAKPERQADLRQLQIWLPTLFAGRSVLEIACGTGYWTQFYAPMAERVVALDAARETLRIAAERVDTNTVHLRHGDAYGLPAFDALFDAAFAGFWWSHIPQERIAEFLVGLHLALEPGARIVFLDNRFVPGSSTPIADQDSAGNTYQMRTLDDGSMHRILKNFPTRDQLLATVDPYAESSTYFEWEYFWALEYTLKSD; encoded by the coding sequence GTGAAAGAATATTACGGAGCGCGGGCGAACGAATACGATCGGATTTACGCCAAACCAGAACGACAGGCTGATCTGCGACAGCTGCAAATATGGCTCCCCACCTTGTTTGCCGGCCGAAGCGTGCTGGAGATCGCTTGCGGTACCGGGTATTGGACTCAATTTTATGCGCCGATGGCAGAGCGGGTAGTTGCGCTGGATGCCGCAAGGGAGACGCTACGCATTGCAGCTGAGCGTGTTGATACAAACACCGTACACTTGAGGCACGGTGATGCCTATGGTCTGCCGGCTTTTGACGCTTTGTTCGATGCTGCTTTTGCCGGTTTTTGGTGGTCACATATTCCACAGGAACGCATCGCCGAATTTCTGGTCGGTCTTCATCTGGCGCTGGAGCCAGGCGCCAGAATTGTCTTTCTTGATAATCGTTTTGTACCCGGTAGCAGCACACCCATAGCGGACCAGGACAGCGCCGGGAATACTTATCAAATGCGAACGCTGGACGATGGCTCAATGCATCGGATACTCAAAAATTTTCCAACGCGTGACCAATTGCTTGCTACGGTCGACCCATATGCTGAATCTAGCACTTACTTCGAATGGGAATATTTCTGGGCGCTTGAATACACGCTCAAGAGCGACTGA
- a CDS encoding 6,7-dimethyl-8-ribityllumazine synthase: MLTQVVNKPLQMLSSRRIAFIQAGWHGDIVEQARLSFLEEVSRLGQESSCVDIIDVPGAFEIPLHARLLAESGRYAAVVAAGLVVNGGIYRHEFVAQAVISGLMQVQLETRTPVFSCVLTPRDLFDGEDQHRFFFEHFRIKGQEAAQACIATIASLEGLGLLAPTNVSKVA; encoded by the coding sequence ATGCTTACACAAGTAGTCAACAAGCCCCTTCAGATGCTCTCATCACGTCGCATTGCCTTCATTCAAGCCGGATGGCATGGCGATATCGTGGAACAGGCGCGACTGTCGTTTCTGGAAGAAGTGTCGCGCCTTGGCCAGGAGTCGTCTTGCGTCGATATCATCGATGTGCCTGGTGCCTTTGAAATCCCCCTGCACGCCAGGCTGCTGGCTGAAAGCGGCCGTTACGCTGCGGTGGTCGCGGCCGGCTTGGTAGTCAACGGTGGCATTTACCGTCATGAGTTCGTGGCCCAGGCGGTCATTTCAGGACTAATGCAGGTGCAACTGGAAACGCGCACTCCCGTATTCTCTTGCGTGCTTACGCCACGTGACTTATTTGACGGCGAAGATCAGCATCGCTTTTTTTTCGAGCATTTCAGAATTAAGGGTCAGGAAGCAGCACAGGCGTGCATCGCAACCATTGCTTCTCTGGAAGGTCTGGGTCTATTGGCGCCCACCAACGTCAGTAAAGTAGCCTAA
- a CDS encoding STAS-like domain-containing protein produces the protein MTKSLISISKQYSRFPAGRYRKDGPYSGERFRDEILIPALRDNQEVTVDLDNVMGFGSSFLEEAFGGLMRHGVSYETIVDKLHIKSSVETYKNSIKQYMLDQSKRNM, from the coding sequence ATGACTAAATCTTTGATTTCGATTTCGAAGCAATATTCTCGATTCCCTGCGGGCAGATATCGTAAGGACGGACCTTATTCAGGCGAGCGTTTTAGAGATGAGATATTAATTCCGGCGCTGAGAGACAACCAGGAAGTTACCGTTGATCTTGACAACGTTATGGGGTTTGGCTCCTCTTTTCTGGAGGAAGCGTTTGGTGGCCTAATGCGGCATGGGGTGTCTTACGAAACTATCGTTGATAAGCTTCACATAAAATCTTCAGTGGAAACCTATAAAAACAGCATCAAGCAGTATATGCTTGATCAGTCAAAAAGGAATATGTAA
- a CDS encoding Bug family tripartite tricarboxylate transporter substrate binding protein — protein sequence MNTLSNVSRFLQRSIALAISTAIIPLATAGEFPENAIRLSVGYPAGGLSDVVARRLAEKVADTLSVPVVVENRPGAGGTINIADVSRAKPDGYSLAFSATSPLTLTPYFSKVSYVPEKAVTPVIGIMYSPVVLLGTQTLGATDFNAFIAKAKQEPGKLRWATSGMGTIGHIMFGQIAHDAGLDMTLIPYKGGSQQMNDALGGQFEIFSTNVSATLIENIKAGKLHALAIGAEHRIDGLPDTPTFTELRQPKANLKSNFGIVAPAGTPATVIETLNKAFNDALHDPAIADSLRQSGNIPSGGSAQAFQQVIDEESRNNQAIIQQAGLAAK from the coding sequence ATGAACACCCTTTCCAACGTTTCGCGATTCCTGCAACGGTCCATTGCCCTTGCCATTAGCACTGCCATCATTCCCCTTGCGACAGCAGGTGAGTTTCCCGAAAATGCCATTCGCCTGTCCGTGGGCTATCCGGCCGGGGGTCTGAGCGATGTGGTTGCGCGCAGACTAGCCGAGAAAGTGGCCGATACACTCAGCGTGCCGGTTGTTGTAGAAAACCGCCCCGGTGCCGGCGGTACCATCAATATCGCCGACGTATCCCGCGCCAAACCCGACGGCTATTCACTGGCCTTTTCGGCAACCAGTCCGCTAACCTTGACGCCCTATTTCTCCAAGGTCAGTTACGTCCCTGAAAAAGCGGTCACTCCAGTGATCGGAATCATGTATTCCCCGGTCGTTCTATTGGGAACGCAGACACTCGGCGCCACTGATTTCAACGCGTTTATCGCAAAAGCAAAACAGGAGCCCGGCAAACTGCGGTGGGCAACATCAGGGATGGGTACGATCGGCCATATTATGTTTGGTCAGATTGCGCACGATGCAGGGCTGGACATGACCCTGATCCCCTATAAAGGCGGCAGCCAGCAAATGAATGATGCACTGGGCGGACAATTTGAGATCTTCTCTACCAATGTTTCTGCAACCCTGATAGAGAATATCAAAGCGGGCAAACTGCATGCACTGGCGATTGGCGCCGAGCATCGCATTGATGGCCTGCCCGACACCCCCACATTTACAGAGCTGAGGCAACCCAAAGCCAACCTCAAATCCAATTTTGGTATCGTTGCACCTGCCGGCACACCCGCGACAGTGATCGAAACACTGAACAAGGCGTTTAATGACGCGTTACACGATCCTGCTATTGCAGACAGCCTGCGGCAATCGGGCAATATCCCCAGCGGTGGCAGCGCGCAGGCTTTTCAGCAGGTCATTGACGAAGAGTCACGTAATAATCAGGCGATTATTCAGCAGGCAGGATTGGCAGCGAAGTAG
- a CDS encoding LysE family transporter codes for MSWQLWSAFFLACWIISISPGAGAIASMSAGVNHGVRLGFWNILGLQLALATQITIVAAGVGVLLTTTSWAFALIKWFGVVYLLYLAWQQWRAPVREIKLDAQVSDVPVHKLVLRGFLVNMSNPKAMVFLLAVLPQFIDPRAPLAQQYFVMGVTMTVVDVIVMTGYTWLASRILRLMHSAKQQKILNRGFASLFTLAAGLLSLVHQAGK; via the coding sequence ATGTCATGGCAATTGTGGTCGGCGTTTTTTCTGGCTTGCTGGATTATCAGCATTTCGCCCGGAGCGGGTGCTATTGCCTCCATGTCTGCCGGCGTCAATCACGGCGTGCGTCTCGGCTTCTGGAACATTCTGGGCCTGCAGCTGGCGCTGGCGACACAAATCACCATTGTTGCTGCCGGCGTAGGCGTTTTGCTTACCACCACCAGTTGGGCATTCGCGCTAATCAAGTGGTTCGGCGTAGTTTATTTGCTTTATCTTGCCTGGCAACAATGGCGGGCGCCCGTGCGTGAAATCAAGCTGGACGCCCAGGTGTCTGATGTTCCAGTGCACAAATTGGTATTGCGTGGCTTTCTGGTTAACATGAGTAATCCCAAGGCGATGGTGTTCCTGCTTGCCGTGCTGCCTCAGTTCATTGACCCGCGTGCGCCACTCGCGCAGCAGTATTTTGTGATGGGTGTCACCATGACCGTGGTGGACGTCATCGTTATGACCGGATACACATGGCTGGCATCCCGCATCCTGCGATTGATGCATTCGGCGAAACAGCAGAAAATTCTGAATCGTGGATTTGCCAGCCTGTTTACGCTGGCTGCCGGTTTACTGTCTCTGGTTCACCAGGCGGGCAAGTAA
- a CDS encoding ABC transporter substrate-binding protein, translating into MTCVAMTPAVHAQSANEIRIGEINSYKIFPAFLEPYKNGMELAAEEANQDGGINGRKLKIIIRDDAGNQGNAIKEAQALVSRDKVHALTGGFLSNIGLALADFAAHRKVFYLASEPLTDKLVWADGNDYTYRLRASTYMQVAMLVPEAAKLNKKRWAIVYPNYEYGQSAAETFKTLLKQAQPDVQFVQEQATPLNKVDAGSVIQALGEARPDAIFNVLFGPDVTKLVRAGTTRKFFDGMPVVSLLTGEPEYLDTLGADTPKGWIVTGYPWQFIDTPEHKAFLEAYQKRFNDYPRLGSIVGYMAIKSLAEGFRKAGATDTESLRKAFSGLEVTSPFGPISYRPQDHQSTLGAYVGKLDTKDGRGIMTDIRYIDGATAQPDDAQVAKMRPAK; encoded by the coding sequence ATGACCTGTGTGGCTATGACGCCCGCCGTCCATGCTCAGTCAGCCAACGAGATCCGTATCGGTGAAATTAACAGCTACAAAATATTTCCTGCTTTTCTGGAACCCTATAAAAACGGCATGGAACTGGCCGCAGAAGAGGCAAATCAGGACGGCGGCATCAATGGCCGTAAGCTGAAAATCATCATCCGTGACGATGCGGGCAATCAGGGCAATGCCATTAAGGAAGCGCAGGCACTGGTCAGCCGGGACAAGGTGCACGCCCTGACGGGCGGCTTTTTATCCAATATCGGGCTGGCGCTGGCCGATTTTGCAGCTCACCGGAAGGTGTTTTACCTGGCCAGCGAGCCCCTGACCGACAAGCTGGTCTGGGCTGACGGCAATGACTATACCTATCGCCTGCGCGCGTCCACCTATATGCAGGTGGCGATGCTGGTGCCCGAAGCGGCCAAACTCAATAAAAAGCGCTGGGCGATTGTCTACCCCAATTACGAATATGGCCAGTCTGCCGCCGAAACTTTCAAAACCCTGCTAAAACAGGCGCAGCCCGATGTGCAATTCGTGCAAGAGCAGGCTACTCCATTGAATAAGGTAGATGCAGGCAGTGTGATCCAGGCGCTGGGCGAAGCCAGGCCCGACGCCATTTTCAATGTCCTGTTCGGCCCTGATGTCACCAAGCTGGTGCGCGCCGGCACGACCCGTAAATTTTTTGACGGCATGCCGGTCGTTAGTCTCCTGACTGGAGAGCCAGAGTACCTGGACACCCTGGGTGCCGATACACCCAAAGGCTGGATTGTGACCGGCTATCCGTGGCAATTTATCGATACGCCTGAGCATAAGGCATTTCTTGAAGCTTACCAAAAACGTTTTAACGACTATCCGCGACTGGGTTCCATCGTTGGCTATATGGCCATCAAGTCGCTGGCAGAAGGATTTCGCAAGGCCGGTGCGACCGATACCGAGTCCCTGCGCAAGGCGTTCTCCGGTCTTGAAGTCACATCGCCTTTCGGCCCGATCTCCTATCGTCCGCAGGATCATCAATCCACTCTCGGGGCCTATGTTGGCAAGCTGGATACCAAAGATGGTCGCGGTATCATGACAGACATCCGCTATATCGATGGCGCAACTGCTCAGCCTGATGATGCGCAAGTGGCCAAGATGCGCCCTGCCAAATAG
- a CDS encoding ABC transporter permease — protein MDLSGFAVLFLNGLAGTSSLFMVACGLSLIFGVSRIVNFAHGSLYMFGLYFAYSLATHYLPAGSGGFWPAILLAAILVGLLGAVIELLVLRRIYQAPELFQLLATFALVLILSDLALWLWGPEDLLGPQAPGLASSIPIFGRQFPTYNQLLILIGPIVLLLLWLLLNRTRWGTLIRAATQDRQMLEALGVNQSWLFTGIFALGAFLAGLGGALQLPIEPASLNLDLLTIGDAFAVVVIGGMGSMPGAFVAAFIVAQVKALCIGLGTVHLAGIDIALPQLTLVVEFLIMAVVLIFKPWGLFGARTGTPRNTSTPEAPYRPASVLLKIFGVGILALLVCVPLTMESFPYLPVLIQDMLIAVLFAASLHFIMGAGGLHSFGHAAYYGVGAYAAALLLQRYALPMSFSIALAPFIAAVAALIYGWFCVRLSGIYLAMLTLAFAQITWSVAYQWNDVTGGSNGLIGIWPAAWLEDPVHFYYFVLVIVLLSVLALRWLLFSPLGFALRASRDSSERSGAIGIDSMRVQWIAFVIAGFFAGLAGALFVFSKGSISPEELYVSKSIDGLVMVLLGGIQSLTGPLSGAAFYVLLHDYITGITEYWKGLFGLIILLLVLLFPQGLVGLGSRLGQWWQRDAQARMAGKSQ, from the coding sequence GTGGACCTGAGCGGATTTGCAGTTCTGTTTCTCAATGGCCTTGCCGGCACATCTTCGTTGTTCATGGTCGCTTGCGGGTTGTCGCTGATTTTTGGCGTCAGTCGCATTGTTAATTTTGCCCATGGCTCACTGTATATGTTCGGCCTTTATTTTGCCTACAGCCTGGCGACACATTATCTGCCAGCCGGTTCAGGCGGATTCTGGCCGGCTATATTGCTTGCCGCCATCCTGGTGGGTCTGCTTGGGGCCGTTATCGAACTGCTGGTCCTCAGACGCATCTACCAGGCCCCTGAACTGTTTCAATTGCTTGCCACTTTTGCGCTGGTCCTCATACTAAGTGATCTGGCACTGTGGCTGTGGGGTCCCGAGGATCTGCTGGGGCCGCAAGCGCCCGGTCTGGCCAGCTCCATCCCCATTTTTGGCCGACAATTCCCTACCTATAACCAGCTACTCATACTGATCGGCCCGATTGTGCTGCTCTTGCTATGGCTGCTGCTCAACCGCACCCGCTGGGGTACACTCATCCGAGCAGCAACACAGGATCGGCAAATGCTGGAAGCGCTGGGCGTCAATCAGAGCTGGCTCTTTACCGGCATATTCGCGCTGGGTGCATTCCTTGCCGGCCTGGGTGGCGCACTGCAGCTACCCATCGAACCGGCCAGCCTGAACCTGGATTTGCTGACCATTGGCGATGCCTTTGCCGTCGTGGTGATTGGTGGCATGGGCTCGATGCCGGGCGCATTCGTTGCGGCGTTTATCGTTGCTCAGGTCAAAGCGCTGTGCATCGGACTCGGTACGGTACATCTGGCTGGCATTGACATTGCCCTGCCCCAATTGACCCTGGTAGTTGAATTTCTGATCATGGCTGTTGTCCTTATTTTCAAGCCCTGGGGACTGTTTGGGGCCCGTACCGGCACGCCGCGTAATACCAGCACACCCGAAGCGCCCTACCGCCCCGCCAGTGTGCTGCTTAAAATATTTGGGGTCGGCATACTTGCACTGCTTGTCTGTGTGCCACTGACAATGGAATCCTTCCCCTATTTGCCCGTGCTGATACAGGATATGCTCATTGCCGTGCTCTTTGCCGCAAGCCTGCACTTCATCATGGGCGCAGGCGGCCTGCACTCCTTTGGCCATGCGGCCTATTATGGCGTAGGTGCCTATGCCGCTGCATTATTGCTGCAGCGTTATGCTCTGCCCATGTCTTTTTCGATCGCCCTGGCGCCCTTTATCGCAGCTGTTGCTGCGCTGATTTACGGCTGGTTCTGTGTACGGCTGTCGGGCATTTATCTGGCCATGCTCACTCTGGCCTTTGCCCAGATTACCTGGTCTGTGGCTTATCAATGGAATGATGTCACCGGCGGCTCCAACGGTCTGATCGGCATCTGGCCCGCCGCCTGGCTGGAAGATCCGGTCCATTTTTATTACTTCGTGCTGGTCATTGTGCTGTTGTCGGTACTGGCACTGCGCTGGTTATTGTTCTCTCCCCTGGGCTTTGCGCTACGAGCCAGCCGGGACTCCAGTGAACGCAGCGGCGCTATCGGTATAGACAGCATGCGCGTGCAATGGATTGCATTTGTCATTGCGGGATTTTTTGCCGGGCTTGCTGGCGCGCTCTTCGTATTTTCCAAAGGGAGCATATCGCCCGAGGAACTGTACGTGAGCAAATCAATCGACGGCCTTGTCATGGTTCTGCTGGGCGGCATTCAATCGCTAACCGGCCCCTTAAGCGGCGCCGCGTTTTATGTTCTCCTGCATGACTACATTACAGGTATTACCGAGTACTGGAAAGGGCTGTTCGGCCTGATCATCCTGCTATTGGTATTGCTGTTTCCACAAGGACTGGTCGGCCTTGGCAGTCGACTCGGGCAGTGGTGGCAGCGCGATGCCCAGGCACGAATGGCGGGAAAGTCACAATGA
- a CDS encoding ABC transporter ATP-binding protein, protein MNLLEVKHLSRRYGDFIAVDDISFSLQAGELLALIGPNGAGKTTTFNMIGGQLPVTRGQILLAGESIANLPARKIWKRGVGRTFQIAATFHSFTVLQNIQNALLSYRRNTYHIWQAADRLYREQASALLEQVGMLAQADRPCSELAYGDIKRVELAMALASEPRLLLMDEPTAGMAPRERQALMTLTRDIARARNTAVLFTEHSMDVVFGFADRILVLARGQLIAQGTPNEISKDPKVREVYFGTSLNPQEETTRPPLISTSAATTHGGQP, encoded by the coding sequence ATGAATCTGCTTGAAGTTAAACATTTGAGCCGACGCTACGGTGACTTTATTGCCGTAGACGATATCAGCTTTAGCCTGCAGGCAGGCGAACTGCTGGCACTGATCGGCCCCAACGGCGCAGGCAAGACAACCACCTTCAATATGATTGGCGGGCAACTGCCCGTCACGCGCGGCCAGATTCTCCTTGCCGGTGAGTCCATTGCCAATCTGCCTGCAAGAAAAATCTGGAAAAGAGGTGTAGGCCGCACTTTTCAGATTGCTGCTACCTTCCATTCATTCACAGTGCTGCAGAACATTCAAAATGCCCTGCTCTCCTATCGGCGTAACACTTATCATATCTGGCAAGCGGCCGACAGGCTTTACCGCGAGCAAGCCAGCGCACTACTTGAGCAAGTCGGCATGCTGGCGCAGGCCGATCGACCCTGCTCAGAACTGGCTTATGGAGATATCAAACGCGTCGAACTTGCCATGGCACTGGCCAGTGAGCCCAGGCTTTTGCTCATGGATGAACCTACTGCAGGCATGGCTCCCCGCGAACGCCAGGCGTTGATGACGTTAACGCGAGATATCGCCCGCGCACGCAATACCGCAGTATTGTTTACCGAACACAGCATGGATGTGGTGTTTGGTTTTGCAGACAGAATACTGGTGCTGGCCCGCGGTCAACTGATTGCCCAGGGCACACCGAACGAAATCAGTAAGGATCCTAAGGTCCGTGAGGTTTATTTCGGTACCAGCCTGAACCCGCAAGAGGAAACCACCCGTCCTCCTCTTATCAGTACAAGTGCCGCGACTACGCACGGAGGACAGCCATGA
- a CDS encoding ABC transporter ATP-binding protein, translating to MTHPQHTAPAATQPQVLLQVQDLNAWYGAAHILFDLNLTVGKGEVVALMGRNGAGKSTTIESIMGLVKHQGLIRFMGQDIVAWKPHQIARAGIGFVPEERRIFADLSVMENLDTGRQPPRVWPDGQAVAHWSTEAIFSLFPNLADMRTRRGGQMSGGEQQMLAVARTLMGNPFLLLLDEPSEGVAPIVVEQMIKMVLALKAQGVSILLSEQNMDFARQVCDRVYILEKGQIKYENTMDALTHDMTAKAEYPAV from the coding sequence ATGACCCACCCTCAGCACACGGCCCCCGCAGCAACGCAACCGCAAGTATTGCTGCAGGTGCAGGATCTGAACGCCTGGTATGGTGCAGCCCATATCCTGTTTGATCTGAATCTGACGGTGGGAAAAGGTGAAGTGGTGGCATTGATGGGCCGCAACGGTGCAGGCAAATCGACCACCATAGAAAGCATTATGGGGCTGGTGAAGCATCAGGGCCTGATCCGGTTTATGGGGCAGGATATTGTGGCCTGGAAACCACACCAGATCGCCCGGGCCGGCATCGGTTTTGTTCCCGAAGAACGACGGATTTTCGCCGACCTGAGTGTCATGGAAAATCTGGATACCGGCAGACAGCCACCCCGCGTCTGGCCGGACGGTCAGGCCGTGGCGCACTGGTCAACAGAAGCAATTTTTTCCTTATTTCCCAATCTGGCCGACATGCGGACACGCCGCGGCGGACAAATGAGTGGCGGCGAACAGCAAATGCTTGCTGTGGCGCGCACGCTGATGGGCAACCCATTCCTGCTGCTCCTGGACGAACCGTCCGAAGGCGTGGCCCCCATTGTGGTCGAACAGATGATAAAAATGGTGCTGGCCCTGAAGGCACAGGGTGTGAGCATTCTTCTGTCGGAACAGAACATGGATTTTGCCCGGCAGGTGTGCGATCGGGTTTATATTCTGGAAAAGGGCCAGATCAAATACGAGAACACCATGGATGCCCTTACCCATGACATGACGGCTAAAGCCGAATATCCGGCCGTTTGA
- a CDS encoding helix-turn-helix domain-containing protein, producing the protein MIKHQLLNKDSVYCNTCVLGHICVPQGLNAQDAARLNELVKERIRIPKGTLFFKAGDRLTALYGIRSGSMKLQLENESGHMQITGFVFAGEIIGLDALTENVHVSNAIAMEDTEVCVIRTSDLTYLSKEIPALAHRVTRLMSQEISRSHSMVLSLGAMRSEQRLAAFLINLSQRFTCLGYSGSEYVLRMSREEIGNYLGLTLETVSRLLSRFAKEGLIRIHQREVRILDFNGLQTLIQNENMHRTDLRRALA; encoded by the coding sequence ATGATTAAACATCAGCTTCTGAACAAGGATTCCGTTTACTGCAATACTTGTGTCCTGGGGCATATCTGCGTACCCCAGGGGCTTAATGCTCAGGACGCCGCAAGACTGAACGAGCTGGTCAAGGAACGAATCCGTATTCCCAAAGGCACCCTCTTTTTCAAGGCGGGCGACCGGCTCACCGCTCTGTATGGCATCCGCTCGGGCTCCATGAAACTGCAACTGGAAAACGAATCAGGCCATATGCAAATTACAGGATTTGTCTTTGCGGGTGAAATCATCGGCCTGGATGCCCTGACCGAGAACGTGCATGTGTCCAACGCCATTGCCATGGAAGATACTGAAGTGTGTGTTATACGCACCAGCGATCTGACTTATTTGTCCAAGGAAATTCCGGCGCTGGCCCATCGTGTTACTCGCCTTATGAGCCAGGAAATTTCGCGCTCGCATAGCATGGTGCTGTCGCTCGGCGCCATGCGTTCCGAACAAAGGCTGGCTGCGTTCCTGATCAATCTCTCGCAGCGCTTCACCTGTTTGGGTTATTCGGGTAGTGAGTATGTGCTACGCATGAGCCGTGAGGAAATCGGCAACTATCTGGGGCTGACACTTGAAACAGTCAGCCGCCTGCTGTCACGATTTGCCAAGGAAGGCCTGATCCGCATCCATCAGCGAGAGGTGCGAATTCTGGACTTCAATGGCCTGCAAACGCTGATTCAAAACGAAAATATGCACCGCACAGACTTGCGCAGGGCACTTGCCTAA
- a CDS encoding FixH family protein has product MPLQERDNGPWYREPWPWLLMAGPFAAIIGCIITIVLAFQDNPDHEVRLDARKHGLMVLREGDGPVVTAPPTASHNAPRE; this is encoded by the coding sequence ATGCCACTGCAGGAACGAGATAACGGACCCTGGTACAGGGAACCCTGGCCGTGGTTGCTGATGGCAGGCCCTTTTGCTGCCATCATTGGCTGCATCATTACGATTGTGCTGGCATTCCAGGACAATCCTGATCACGAAGTACGACTGGATGCGCGCAAGCACGGGTTGATGGTGCTTCGGGAGGGGGACGGGCCGGTGGTTACAGCGCCGCCGACAGCCAGTCATAATGCCCCTCGGGAGTAA